From the Cucumis sativus cultivar 9930 chromosome 5, Cucumber_9930_V3, whole genome shotgun sequence genome, the window ACTTGCATAATCCACATTTGATACTGtaaataaatttcttgtacCATTTTAACGTAGAAGTTTGGAATGACTCatggggaaaaaaaatatttcttaaaccctttttgataaaaattacttaaaataataaaaacagcTGCTATTTCTTAAAAGTGTTTTTCTAGTAAaagtttgtttagtttttgatatattgaacggatttttattaatttaaaattactataaaCGACTTCGTGATCCGGTGGTGTTCGACGATCCTCAAAGGTGGTGATTAGAGTTTCTCATACAACCAACTTAGGAATGACTAACTATTTTAAACACTTAagtgtttttttctaattcgatttattttataaactcaTATTTTATGTGGTTGATATTTGCAACCCTCTCCCATCAATTGTGTTAAATAGAGGAGTTGGAAAGCAAGAGAAGAATTATATGAACATAGACGGGGGCATGAGACTTCCATTGAATGTTGTTAAAAGTAATATTCTCTCAACTTGCTATCTCTATGTAAAACTTggaatgattttgttatagATTACACTTCATAATGAGTATATGAGTGTTTGCTTGTCTTGcttatttgtagtttaaaatgtCTCTAGATCGTTATGGTGGGAGGGAGGAGTTTGAATGCATCCATTCGTATGTTCAAATTATGTGTGCTATTTTCTTACTTGGTCACTGGTTGCTATAGCTACGTTGTTATTTTGTCACTTTATGTTGTTACTTTATCACAttgaaacttgtttttttgtttcctattttAGGTTGTACGTATGATCTTGAACATTAGTTTTCGAAGATTGGaagaagattttgaaatactattttttttggtGTAACACTTCTCATTTATTTAGTTAGAATGACAAACTTTGACAAACTTTGACTTAGGAAATAATGTATGTAAGATTTGTGAAAACTTAGTTagcaattttcaaatattatactaCTAATGTTACATTGttgaattgaatattaattttacttttaatataaaagcttatgtttgttatatttgttcaTCTATGGATTTTATTGTCGATTAATTATTGTTCGTGTATAATTaagtattattgaaaaaaattgcttatttacaattacaatttatatataaaattgtgGTCGACAAACATATGTTTTAGATCACCGCATTTTGAAGAACGGTTATGCCGACAAAACATGtattttcattagaaaaacTTATATGTCAATGCAACATTTTTCATCGATAAAAATGCAGTATGTCAACAAACGGCAAGAACTACTTCTCCCAACACAGATACGGTGACGTTCTTGccgatgaaaaaaaaaatgcgtCAGCATAACTTAGggtaacattttttttggattttggacgAAGTTTTTTTTCGttcgaaaaaataaaaattcttgtAGTAACAAAACCTGGTCTCTTACAATCCataattttctcaaaagaaacaaacagaaactaattttttcaaattaactttgtcaaattgttattttagttttgctaATTTCCTCAATTTTAGATGGGTTGTTGTTACTGattaacacttcaaaatcaaaatatttgcataCCCTATCTGCCCATCAATTGTGTTGAATGGAGGAGTTGAATAGTAAGAGAAGAGTTATGAACATAGATGATGGGAGCATGAGGCTTCCATTCAATATTGTTAAAGTAATATTCTCTAAACTTGCTATCTCTAATTTGTCAGTGTGCAGACTTGTTTGTAAAACTTggaatgattttgttataaattacGCTTCATCTTATAGATTTGTTCCAAacgttttctttctttgtacATGTGATATTCTTCCCTCTAATTGCAATTGTAATTGCAATTCTAGATGTGACATGACTCGTGAATGCAATTTCAAGATTCACTGTATCGATATTGATACAATGAGTTGTGTTGGTTCATTTGGATTTGAAGATGATCACAATCACTCGACTGTTTCAATTGTCAGCTCTTGCCATGCTCTACTACTCATTTCCAAACTTATTGATACTGATGATTTATGTGAGGGCATATTAAATCCGATGACTAATGAGTTTTTAGAACTTCCTGACCGTGAATATGATGAGTCTAGTCCCTATTATGGATTTGGTTTCAATCCAAAGACAAAGCAATACAAATTGTTCAGAGTTACCGAAAGGGATAGATATGAATTCTATAGTATAATGGAGATCATGAGGTTTGGTGATAGGAGTGAAACCAAGGAAGAATGGAGGCATTTTAAATGTCCACCAATTAGCTTCGACGACCACGGTGCTTACTTGAATGGAGTTATCTATTGgatgggaaaagaaaagggaaaagcgTATGTGATTTATGCTCTTGACGTTGAAACCGAACAAATGGAATTAGTTGCTGATTTAGAAGTTGGGCCTCACAACTTTAGGTATAATGGGTACATAGCAACGTTAAATAAGAGTGTTTATGCATATGTTCCCATCGTTGGACCCTGTTGTACTAAGATTCAAATTTGGACTATGCAAGGAAAAGAAGGGTGGATTAGAGAATTTGTTATGTATGATGAAGTATCAAGGGGTTTGAGAATGCCAATGCAAATGGTTAAAGTGTTGAAAGATGGAGAGAGATGGTTTTTTGTTGAAGGTAACATTCTTTGCTGTGATAAGACAGGGATGAACATCAAGATAGAATCATTATGGAAtagtaaaattgaaacaagATTTGATGGGTTATGTCAAATAGAATCCTTGAATTTTGGatctattcaaaatatattggCAGGCTACCAATGAAGaagttctttttctaatttatttcattaaattttgttgaaatatcTATCACAACTATGGAAATTAAAGTCATCATTGACTTGATTTTTgctagtatttttttaaaaaaataaagttagaaCTATTGAAtctagaaatagaaatatttgatCCGTATCCATCTATCTATTTTCTCATTCGAACTTAACTTCTGATCGTGTGTGAACCATTTGTGATTAATAATTCACGTAAATCAAGTAGGGTTttctagttttttcttttttttggggtATGTAACCaactatttttcctttaaataaaGTACCTCGTCTCACTTTGAGAGGCATAACATTCATTCAAAAGATAAGAAGACTCTTTGATTTCAAACCAGTTTTATACATTGGtgaaccttttattttattaaaagaaattaaatcgAACCAAATGGAACGATCGTCCAGTTTGTTGGTTTTGTCCCATTTTGCACACATCAAGTTGCAATTGGTGATAGAGATGGAGAGAGGTATGACAAAAGGTTTAGACTAACATCCTATCAATGTCTCCAACAACCATCATTAGTGAAACGATAACCGTTATACTAATTTTGATCTATTACGATATTACAATTGTCACACCCCAAACCGCGTGTTGAAACCAAAACGCCGAAGTAGTGGGAATATGATGCGAGTTAgttataactttaaaattttcttatcgcATATCTTACTCTCAACTCTTTTTAAACTATGAACAACATTCAAAACGCAACGGTGTGGTCAATGTAACGCCAagcaaaataaacataaaccaAAATGTATACTTTATTAATGACAGATGTTTCatacattattataatattttgaccAAATAACCAATGCTTAACCATTTCTAAAACGCCTTGAATCATCTCGCTGCAAATCTTGTAAGagatagatttttaaaatgaagtcTAAAAAACTTAGTGAGGGTTTATGAAACCTTTtccaataccttttcataatcatttcacaaaaataatatcaaatcatttaaatataccAACAAATAGTCATTTCATTTCGcataaacttttctttatatttaattaacaaatcatttcatttcgtCAAAGATTTTGAATCGTCGCATTACTTTATGTTTAGACTACTGTATCAACAATATCCAATAAcatacaaaattgtttaatagtTTCATTATATTACAACCGAATATGTTTGGGCATAAAAGTGCATATGAAATCTCAttcacttttgaaaaataattttataattttaatgaaaatgcTATTGTACtctaataatttgattttaaaaaatttaacaaaaaaaattcaaatatataccaacattttatgatttttaaacaagttaaattaatatttcttatttatataatatatttacacaATAACATTTTGTTCACTCTCGATCGTTTATGTACGTTCgagaaaacttaaaagattatattatCACTTCTCTTGTCCATTATATTGCTCACACCTTCTCCTAAACAAGAACACGAACTAAGATGAACATAGAAACCAAACATGGGTCATTAATTCTTCAATGGCAACCAATGGAAGCAAAATGGAATAAactatgaaatataatattaagtaCCTAGTGAGTGTAGTGTTACAGAATAAAACATTACTTGAAGTGTTATACATAATATAGTAATTAACTACAATCCAATTCATTACTTGAATGCAATGCCATTGCCATATATACAGTTAGCAGGTAATATTGCATGGCCACATTTTAGTTTGTGATTTGTTTAGAAGTGACACTAACTGTGATCTTATgatattgtttgaatttgttctATATTATTGGGACGAATTGACTAGGGTTTTATCAACAGTTTGATTAGAAAAGTTCAAACATTGTCCacaaattactatttttagccatttatttatgtaatttgtttgttttgttaacCCATTTGTTAGTTAATTTTGGCTTTAAATGTGGAGTACTTTCACCTCAATGCCTCTCTTCATCAGTTGTGTTGAATGGAGAAGTTGGAATGTAAAAGGAACATAAATTTGGGTCTACAGCTTCCACCCAATGTTGTTGAGGTAATATTACCCAAACTTACTATTTCTGATTTGCCAGCATGTAGGCTTGTGAGTAGAACTTGGAATCATCTAATCTTAAATTATGCTTCCTCTTCTAAATTCATTCCAAATCTTTTTCTTGCTGCTAGCTATGAAATCCACTATAGTCGTAACTGCAATTGTAATCCTCATTGTCGTCCTACTTTTAAGTGCAATCCCAAGATGTATTGCATTGATATCAATAGGACGAATAACCTTATTGCTTCATTTGTGTTTGACAACAATGATTGGccttataaaatcaaaattctcaaTTCCTGCAATGGATTGTTGTATATTCACAAAGTTGGTGATGAAAATTTTTGTAACGGCATATTAAATCCAATGACTAATGAATTCTTCATACTATCAACACAAcctaaagttaaaaatgaGGATATTAGTTGCTTCTACGGATTTGGTTTCAACCTTAAGACAAAGCAGTACAAATTGTTCAAAGCTATCCATGACGAAGAAGACTCACATTTGATGATGGAGGTTATGAGGTTTGGTAAGAATGAAGAAACCAAGGAATGGAGGCATTTGACTTGCTTGCCTTTTGTGTTCTATTGCGACGGTGTTTATTTGAATGGAGTCATATATTGGATCggaagacaaaaagaaaataagtctGTGATTTATAGTCTTAATGTTGAAACGGAAAAGATTGAATCCATTACGGTTTTAAAAGTTGACCCATCTTACAACACGAGTGACTATGGGTACTACATTGGAAAATATAATGGCAACCTTTATGCAACTATATGGATCCATGGAACATGTTGTAAGAAGGTTCAACTATGGATGATGCAAGGTAAAGATTGTTGGGTTAAAGAATTTGTTGTGCATGACATAGAAGATCGTTATGTTGATGCATTCCTTGTGCTCGTTAAAATCTTTGAAGATGGAGAGAGATGGTTTTATGTGGGAAGCAGACTAATTCTTTGCTATGATAAAACTGGAAcacaaatcaagaaaaagtgTCGGATGAAACGAGTCAGCAATGGTAGAGGAAATCTTGTAGGTCAACTTTGTCACTTTGATTCCTTGAATTTTGGATCTCTTCCAAACATTTTAGATGGACACAATGAATTGAACTAAAGTTAGGAGTGTTTTGATGAACTTTTCaagtgtttcttttttatacatGTGAGTCTAAGTGTTAGAAAATCAATGCAAACATGTacttagtcttttttttttctttcctcctaCACAAGAgtttaaaaagatttatatCTCACCCAATTcttgtattttgtttatatctCCCTCTATGATGTATAGAAGAGGTTGgaataaaagtttaaggatAGCTTTAGGTAAGAGATCTTGACATTGTATTCAATTATCATAAAGTATCAAACATTTACCTTCGTCAATAGGTCCAATCTTCTAGCTATTTTAGCAATTCATCAtaagataacaataataaagttttgaaGAACACAAACCAAAaaccttttatatattaccaaaGAAAAGACAGAATCACAACAGTGGTATATCCAAAGATGGCAAACAATAAATCTCTTAAAAcccataattttcttaaaagaaaaagaaacagaaactaACTTTGtcaaattgttatttcattttccttttatgtttgttttctcaattttagATGGGTTGTTGTTACTGattaacacttcaaaatcaaaatatttgcataCCCTCTCTGCCCATAATCCATTGTGTTTAATAGAGGAGTTGAGTAGTAAGAGAAGAGTTGATAAACCAAATTCAAAGAGAGTTTCGTTACCTCAAGAAAAACTTTAACATATCCAACTATTACTTTTCTGATGGCACAAATGATTGAGTTCGATCTTGCATTTTCAATAATGTTGAAAGCCTCTTCTGCAGTGACCACACACTTTATTTTCTACTCTAATCAAGTTTGCTCAGAGCCAATTTAGATAAAATCATCAAACCTTGTTCGGGAGTTCAATCACTACTTGACATGTACAataatgtttcaaataagTAACTATTTTCATGTATCAcgttatatataatttgtaatttattttaagtgatacctattatataatattagaaTTGTTCGCTCAATTGatcaaatttgattaagaGTATGGAAAAATGTTCTAAcattctttagttttttttagagtGGTTAATGTCgaaaattcaatatttgcTTTATTAGGATGGAAAGTCATCCGATTCTAACAAGCTTTTCTAAagaattaaatagaaaaattagagGCGATAgttcaaattgaaaagaaaattatataaaacaattttatgaCATGGACTAactaagaaaatgaaatcgaTTATcactaatattaatttattaagttatGTAAAGATagtaagaaattattttaattagttcaaAATTCTTAACAAAATGTCTGACCTCTTACAATTAAAACTCTAATTAAACCggtaaatatattaatttaaactttaaacgttaaaaaaataaagcaatttAAACCATTGATCAAGCCTACTATgatcaataattgaaatatcaaatcaaacatttaCATTCAATCCATAGGTCGAATCTTCTAGCTATTTTAGCAATTCATcctttaaatataattaataagataacaataataaataataaagttttaaagaacataataaaagaaaaaaaaaatgttgattatttaatattttatttattttaactagtTTTTAGCATGTGCATGCCACGTGACAatgtcatatatttttttattaatttattatattagaattatttttttaaggaaaagaaatataaatagttcttaattaattttgttgatttaaatttcCAAACCTTCAAAAAAGCTTCCATAATTGATTATAACTAAAGATAAGAAActcttttatgtttatatttgttaagttTGAAAGAAGAGTATATATGGAAGAATTTAGGATCAATGTGCCAAAGTTGGGGAAGACAACAAATGGGGAAGAAATGGTTGAATTGATGATGAATTGAATAGAACAAAGATGGGGAAAATTCCAAGAGACATACCTAATTAAATGAACAAACACGTGGTGAACCACAACTTTATATCATGatcatatctatatatatctacGTATATATTTATGTCGAGAGTTCTTTCTTTATCCAAGTTTTTaactaatataaaacaatatcTTTGATCATAAATATGTGCAGACAAGGTCAAAATAACCTAAAGTCAACAGAAATTGACATGACCTTTTATCTTAGACATGTAAGATTCGATTCCTCCTTTACTGTATCACTGTTGTagaaaaatggatatatttgagagtttgtatataatattaaatctaATGGTCGAATGAAATATAGttatataatatcaatttcgagattacatgaaaaaaaaatgacgtGGAGAtgtgataaataattttgttttttttgccACATCAACATTGCATTAAAATTTGTTAGGAAGCCCATAAAAGATGAAATGTTTCAATCAAACATATCTAGTAAGAATGAGTTGTGCCATGTTACATATATCTtataatttacattattaGAAACTTTTCAAACGttagaacaaaataatatatattatatctcTAAGAAcctgttgaaaatattttcaatacattataaaaaaatttcattacatttatttttttaatgtttttgtagatattttaaaatgcgtttttctaatactttaaaaaattaccatcaaaattaatttttcaaaatttaaaatagagagATGGaagtaaacaaaatattttagaaatattgtccaatttctcttttataacaaggacttttattttattattcaaattcacaaaatacgttttcaatattaatatatttaattttcaaatatctatCCTTCATTCATATagtttaaaacttaaaaattctaaatgTGTTcgatatttctttttctttcacatttGTCGAtgttaattaagaaaagatataGATGTCAATTATTGCTAAAGACCTCTAGGTATGCTCACGTTATtgttattcatattttataaaaattcatttgTAGTTTTAACAGCTAAAGTTGTAgaaaaatataccaaaacaCATCAAAAAAGGCATTTccaatgacatttaattttgatttgttaaaaagtaaatcgaaaaacttatatatataaatttgacatGTATCTAATatcttaataaaaacaatcatatttttatttgaaaatcatacaaaaattaatttttatatactacatttgaatcatataattatttttttatattaccatacaaaaaaatctattaaatcTTTTAAGATTGTATTTTAGTAtgcattttgtattttgaacccaaattacatattattaattctcACCTTCTACTCCATTTCCATAATTTAACGAActcaaaaaagtaaaaaatttgtttaatacaACAAAAGTATTAgtaattcaacaaaaaaaaatagaaaaagaaaaagaagaaagaaagaaagaatttgaCTTTGTTTAAACAATTGACAACTCCATTGATatctacaaaatttgaatctttaCCACTTGAAGTAACtaacaaacttaattaaagaaaaaaataactacaaaacctatttcaatttcttacgaaaattgaacataaacacacatttttatttaatttttactaattATAGTCCgacaaattaaaactaaatcaaccacaaaattaggaaaaatttgacaaattgaTGTTGGAATCCAAAGGGATTCCCTAAACACAACGTgattaaacacaaatttagaTCCATTTCTATCCatgcttttcctttttatcattctTCATAATTATGACGTCACCCACCCTCTAATCCACATAATTAACTCAACAACTTTAACTTAATCATATTAAAGAAACTAAATCTCTTCAAGGTTTGCCCACGTCAGATCATTAATTATCGTCTTTGGTACTTACGTGTAGTGGATCATCATTACACCTTTCTCCATctgtcattttctttcatctctATTTAATCCACACCTCAGCTTCTCCCAAAGTTCATagcaaaaattaaacaaaaaaaaatttaaaacattcaaacaaaaaaaaaaaaagaagaaaaaagaaaagaaattgaaaaaaatttctagaatttttttttttatggctCAAGCTATTGTTTCAACCCAATCAAAGATCTCCAAAAGGGTATTTTTTTACGTTTTCAATCGGCCGTTGAACACCGCCGCCTCCTCCCCCGCCGCTGCCTTCACCGCGGCTACCGCTACCACCTCCCCACCGTCACCCCTTCATCTCAATCCTCCATCTACACCCACCGTTGATTTCACCGACTCTAGAGCCCTCTTCGGCTCGATTCCCACCTCCGACCTTCTACACGCCACCGCTACCCTCCACGCCGCCGCCGTCGGCCCCGTCGTCGACGTTGGAATGTGGGTTATGAATTCTAAATTGATGGACGTTGAGTTGTTTCGTGATGTGGTTTTGGGTACGGTTAAGCATAGTTTTTACCGGCATTTTTGTGCCGGTGAGGACGATACGTCCGTCGCTAAAACCGTTCGACGGTTGCACGATGTTGGGTTGAGAAGTATGCTTGATTATGCTCTTGAATATGCCGATGACGAAGCCTCCTGTGATCGGAATCTTGATGGCTTTCTTTCTACCGTCGAAGCAACTAAATCCCTCCCATCTGGTTCTGTAAGTACTTCTCTTAACTAATTTCTTGTTTGTTCTTCCTAACTTTTGattcatttcttaaatttttctattttaatcgCTAATTTTGATTCGATTTACAAACTTTCATGTTTGTTCTAAGTTTTTTCcgttaatttttctttaaaacgtAACATTCATATTATCATTTCATTGTCCAACATATGAGTACTCAATCAATACCATCTTtgcttttttctaaaagaaaaaaaaaaaaactttttacttaattaatgCAAACTCTAACTATATATCTACATcaaccaataaataaatttcctCAAAGTCTACATTAAcccattaaatataaattctcTCATTGTTTCCATctttaaatactaaataataattaaaaaaaaaggcatttagaattaaattaaattgtatatttatttaaataatattaaactttaacttaaaaattacaaCATTTGTATTCTTCGATAAGCACTGACTTACGTGTGCAagaagttatatatataaagaaaaatgactatTAGAGGcatatttctcaatttaacTTGCTAGAAAGTTAGaaacgtaaatattttttttcttatcatctCAGAATATTTAAGCTGAtttattgacattttaaaaaagttattattctttttaagtaTATGGTAGTAATTAAAAAcgttacaaaataataaagaataattctttttggtaataaaatgaattttctgGAATAGTCAACGGTCAATGATCATAGCATAAATTTCGATAAGATTTTGCTTCCACGTCGGTATGAATCATACATTGTGAGTATGAATAGTAGATTGCCACGTGGCTATTTGAGGGCTTTATACTCAAGTGACGGTGTGTGAATTTCCACCAATTTATATGGAGACTGAAAATGGAATCCTCTTCctaagtttctttttcatctaaatcttcttctcttgtgaaaaggaaaagttgaCCAAGCAActagaataaaacaaaagaaagggcATTATGAACACATGATTActgataaaattttatctagtattgttttcaacttttcacaGTTACCAATGTTACTGATATAGAGATTGAGCTTGTTCAACTTTCCAGTTTCTTTGCATGGTTTATTGACTTCATCAAAAGGAGTTTggtttgtttggattgatgtgacatgttttgaattttcaattcacaATGGACTGATGGAAgtgtttgtgttttattgaTCATAGGCGAGTTTTGTGGTGACAAAAGTGAGTGCGATTTGTCCATTGAGATTGCTGGAGAGAGTTAGTGATTTGTTAAGATGGCAACAAAAGAACCCGAG encodes:
- the LOC101218691 gene encoding F-box protein At3g07870, which gives rise to MTRECNFKIHCIDIDTMSCVGSFGFEDDHNHSTVSIVSSCHALLLISKLIDTDDLCEGILNPMTNEFLELPDREYDESSPYYGFGFNPKTKQYKLFRVTERDRYEFYSIMEIMRFGDRSETKEEWRHFKCPPISFDDHGAYLNGVIYWMGKEKGKAYVIYALDVETEQMELVADLEVGPHNFRYNGYIATLNKSVYAYVPIVGPCCTKIQIWTMQGKEGWIREFVMYDEVSRGLRMPMQMVKVLKDGERWFFVEGNILCCDKTGMNIKIESLWNSKIETRFDGLCQIESLNFGSIQNILAGYQ
- the LOC101218925 gene encoding F-box protein At3g07870, whose protein sequence is MEKLECKRNINLGLQLPPNVVEVILPKLTISDLPACRLVSRTWNHLILNYASSSKFIPNLFLAASYEIHYSRNCNCNPHCRPTFKCNPKMYCIDINRTNNLIASFVFDNNDWPYKIKILNSCNGLLYIHKVGDENFCNGILNPMTNEFFILSTQPKVKNEDISCFYGFGFNLKTKQYKLFKAIHDEEDSHLMMEVMRFGKNEETKEWRHLTCLPFVFYCDGVYLNGVIYWIGRQKENKSVIYSLNVETEKIESITVLKVDPSYNTSDYGYYIGKYNGNLYATIWIHGTCCKKVQLWMMQGKDCWVKEFVVHDIEDRYVDAFLVLVKIFEDGERWFYVGSRLILCYDKTGTQIKKKCRMKRVSNGRGNLVGQLCHFDSLNFGSLPNILDGHNELN